The following proteins are co-located in the Gigantopelta aegis isolate Gae_Host chromosome 5, Gae_host_genome, whole genome shotgun sequence genome:
- the LOC121373499 gene encoding gastrula zinc finger protein xLCGF3.1-like, with protein MSNSVYRCVERGISLKHFEDNSDLEVQASTHSCDKPFQCGMCFKCFSYKCHVKRHMRIHTDPRLNQREASIKCYRVNVLFQKHRFIHPEVQDFNCDVCGERFSSICNLKHHNMLVHKPSKSFKCPECSKCFTRPFVLKQHMLLHSGVKPHKCDVCAKRFTQRSNLRAHMLVHLDDKHFNCDVCEKIFSQNKSLKRHMFIHTHDKPYRCDACGKHFSRNSNLKEHMITHVKPFICEVCAKRFSRNRNLKTHMLMHSGVKPFVCDVCKKGFSRNANLRQHMLIHTGRETFRCEVCTKCFPLSTYLKQHMLVHSGAKPFKCEVCGCCFSHNANLRQHMLVHSGAKPFKCEVCGCCFSRNANLRQHMLVHSGETRFKSEPAHGDSPLFSA; from the coding sequence atgtctaACAGTGTATATAGATGTGTCGAACGTGGAATCTCACTAAAACACTTTGAGGATAACTCTGATCTGGAAGTCCAAGCATCAACCCATTCCTGTGACAAGCCTTTCCAATGTGGGATGTGTTTCAAGTGTTTCTCTTACAAGTGTCACGTTAAGCGGCACATGAGGATCCACACTGATCCACGACTGAATCAACGTGAGGCCAGCATCAAATGCTATCGCGTGAATGTTTTATTCCAAAAGCACAGGTTCATTCACCCTGAGGTTCAGGATTTCAATTGTGATGTGTGTGGAGAACGTTTCTCCAGCATTTGCAACTTGAAACATCATAACATGTTGGTTCACAAGCCTTCCAAATCCTTCAAGTGCCCAGAGTGTTCAAAGTGTTTCACTCGAcctttcgtcttgaaacaacatatgttgCTCCACAGCGGCGTTAAGCCACACAAATGTGATGTATGTGCCAAACGTTTCACTCAGCGCTCCAACTTGCGTGCACATATGTTAGTTCACCTTGATGATAAGCATTTTAACTGTGACGTGTGTGAAAAGATTTTCTCACAAAACAAATCCTTGAAAAGACACATGTTCATTCACACTCATGATAAACCTTACAGGTGTGATGCGTGTGGGAAACACTTCTCACGAAATTCTAACTTGAAAGAACACATGATCACTCACGTTAAACCTTTCATatgtgaggtgtgtgcaaaaCGTTTCTCCCGTAACAGAAACTTGAAAACACATATGTTGATGCACTCTGGCGTTAAACCttttgtgtgtgatgtgtgcaAAAAGGGCTTTTCGCGCAATGCCAACTTGAGACAGCATATGTTGATACACACTGGTAGGGAAACTTTCAGATGTGAGGTGTGTACCAAGTGTTTCCCACTAAGCACCTACTTGAAACAGCATATGTTGGTTCACTCTGGTGCTAAACCATTCAAGTGTGAGGTATGTGGATGTTGTTTTTCACACAATGCCAACTTGAGACAGCATATGTTGGTTCACTCTGGTGCTAAACCATTCAAGTGTGAGGTATGTGGATGTTGTTTTTCACGCAATGCCAACTTGAGACAGCATATGTTGGTTCACTCTGGAGAAACACGTTTCAAAAGTGAACCTGCACACGGTGATTCCCCACTATTCTCAGCTTGA